The genomic window AATCCGAGGGAGGCCGCGGCGGCGGTGGTGGACCCGGAGATCCGGGTCATCACCATCGACGAGCTGGGCATCCTGCGGGCGGTCGAGGAGGATCCGGCCACCGGCCGGGTCGTCGTCACCATCACCCCCACCTACACCGGCTGCCCGGCGATGGACGTGATCCGGGCGGACATCCGCCGGGCGCTCGCCGCCGCCGGCCACCCGGACGCCGAGGTCCGCACGGTCTACAGCCCGGCCTGGAGCACCGACTGGATCTCGGACAGCGGCCGGGCGAAGCTCGCCGCCGCCGGCATCGCCCCGCCCGCGCCGGTACGGGCCGGCACCGTCGTGCCGCTGACCCTCGCCGTCCGCTGTCCCCGCTGCGGCTCTCCAGAGACCGAGCAGGTCAGCCGCTTCGGCTCCACCGCGTGCAAGGCGCTGTGGCGCTGCCGCTCCTGCTCCGAACCCTTCGACCACCTGAAGGCGCTGTGACTGTCACCATCACCCGACCGGTCCGTCGCCGGCCGGCCTTCCACCCGCTGCCCGTCGCCGCCGTCGACCGGCTCACCGACGACGCCGTCGCGATCACCTTCGCCGTGCCGGAGGAGCTGCGGGAGGCCTTCGCGTTCTCCGCCGGCCAGCACCTGACCGTGCGTCGTCCCGGCGGAGCCGGGCTCGCCGGCTCTGCCGGGGCGGACGGCGAGGACGTGCGGCGGTCGTACTCGATCTGCTCCACCCCGGACGACCTGGCCCGGCACGGCCGGCTGCGGATCGGCGTGCGGGAGATCCCCGGCGGCGCCTTCTCCGCGTTCGCCTGCGGGGCGCTGCGCGGTGGCGACACCGTCGAGGTGCTGCCCCCGCTCGGGCACTTCACCACGGCGTTCGCGCCGGACCGGGTCCGCCACTACGGCGCGGTGGTCGCCGGTTCCGGCGTCACCCCGGTGCTCGCGCTGGTCGCGACCGCGCTGGCCGTCGAGCCGGCCAGCACCTTCACCCTGGTGTACGGCAACCGCACGGCGAACACGGTGATGTTCGCCGAGGAGCTGGCCGACCTGAAGGACCGCTACCCGACCCGGCTGCACCTGGTGCACGTGCTCTCCCGGGAGCAGGGCGAGTCGCCGCTGCTGTCGGGGCGGATCGACGCCGACCGGCTGGGCCGGCTGCTCGACACCATCGTGCCGGGCGACGTGATCGAGGAGTGGTTCCTCTGCGGCCCGTACCAGATGGTGGTGGACGCGAAGGCGGTGCTGACCGGTCGGGGGCTGCCGGAGTCGGCGGTGCACACCGAGCTGTTCCACGTCGACGCGCCGCCGGAGCCGGTGCGCCGCCCGGCAGACGAGCCCGGCGCGGGCGCCGAGGTGACGATCATGCTGGACGGCCGCTCGTCGAGCTTCACCATGGGCCGCGACGAGCGGGTGCTGGACGCCGCGCTCAAGGTCCGCGGCGAGCTGCCGTACGCCTGCAAGGGCGGCGTCTGCTCGACCTGCAAGGCCAAGGTCGTGGAGGGCGAGGTGACCATGGCCCGCAACTACGCCCTGGAGCCCGACGAGGTGGCGGCCGGCTACGTGCTCACCTGCCAGTCCAGCCCGGTGACCGACAAGCTGACGGTCGACTACGACGCGTGACCATCGGTCCCCGGTGACGGGGTGGAATGGACAACAGAGGCGGGGCACCCCGGAGGGGACCTTCCAGGGGCGACGTAGGCTCGGGGGCGTGACGGTGAGCCGGGAGATCGACGACATCCTGCAGCGCGGCGCGGACGGCGGGCGGATCACGCCCGAGGAGGCCCTGCTGCTCTACACCGAGGCGCCCTTCCACGCCCTCGGCGAGGCGGCGGACGCGGTACGCCGGCGGCGCTACCCCGACAACATCGTCACGTACCTGATCGACCGCAACATCAACTACACCAACGTCTGCGTGACGGCGTGCAAGTTCTGCGCCTTCTACCGTGCCCCCAAGCACAAGGAGGGCTGGACCCACCCGACCGAGGAGATCCTGCGCCGCTGCGGCGAGGCGGTCGAGCTGGGCGCCACCCAGGTGATGCTCCAGGGTGGCCACCACCCGGACTACGGCGTCGAGTACTACGAGGAGCTCTTCTCCTCGGTCAAGAAGGCGTACCCGCAGCTCGCCATCCACTCCATCGGGCCGAGCGAGATCCTGCACATGGCCAAGGTCTCCCGGGTGAGCCTGGACGAGGCCATCGCCCGGATCAAGGCGGCCGGCCTGGACTCGATCGCCGGGGCCGGCGCGGAGATGCTGCCGGACCGTCCGCGCAAGGCGATCGCCCCGCTGAAGGAGTCCGGGGCGCGCTGGCTCGAGGTGATGGAGCTGGCGCACCGGCAGGGCGTCGAGTCCACCGCGACGATGATGATGGGCACCGGCGAGACCAACGCCGAGCGGATCGAGCACCTGCGGATGATCCGCGACGTGCAGGACCGCACCCAGGGCTTCCGGGCCTTCATCCCGTGGACGTACCAGCCGGAGAACAACCACCTCAAGGGCCGCACCCAGGCCACCACGCTGGAGTACCTACGGCTGGTCGCGGTGGCCCGGCTCTTCTTCGAGACGGTGCCGCACCTGCAGGCCTCCTGGCTGACCACGGGCAAGGACGTCGGCCAGCTCGCCCTGCACATGGGTGTGGACGACCTCGGCTCGATCATGCTGGAGGAGAACGTCATCTCCTCAGCGGGCGCCCGGCACCGCTCCAACCTGCACGAGCTGATCGGGATGATCCGCTCCGCCGACCGGATCCCGGCGCAGCGGGACACCCTCTACAACCGGCTCGCCGTGCACCGGACGCCGGCCGACGACCCGAGCGACGACCGGGTGGTCTCGCACTTCTCCTCGATCGCCCTGCCGGGCGGTGGGGCCGGGAAGTCGCTCCCGCTCGTCGAGGTCAACTGACCCCTGCCATCGACGTCCCGCGACGTCGGGCCGCACGCTCGGTGACATCGCGGGACGCGGACGGCTAGCCGAACGGCCGACGGTTGGCGCGCGGAGCGGTCGATCCTGGTGGCCGTTCGTGGGAGGGCTGTCCGGGGCCACGCGCAACAAGAACCATCAATTCGGACAATCCTTAAGTGACTCTTAGCCGTGCAGGTGGTGAAGGTGTGGCGCGGGGGGTGGCGAGGATGATCGCCTACCGCTAACGTGCCCGCTCGTAGGTTCCTTCACCCCAACGGGGAGCTCTTCCATGAACTTCCGTAACCGGCCGCTGGTGCGGCTCGGCGCCGCTGCGCTGCTCGCCTCCGGTGCGTTCACCGCGCTCGGTGCGCCCGCCCAGGCCGCCGGCACCGAGACGGACCTGTCGCTCGATGTGGTGGGCACCCGGGTCGCCGACGGCGCCGTGGGCAAGCTCGCCTTCGCCAAGGTGACCAACAAGGGCGAGAACACCCCGTCCGAACTGGCCGTCCGCATCGACGTCTCCAAGGTCGACTTCAGCAAGGTCGTGGTGTTCCCGGACCCCGACTGCAAGCCCGACAGCGAGGGCGAGAACCCGGGCGCCTTCACCTGCTACGCCAACGAGGCGGGCCTGCCGGGCCCGGGTGAGACCATCGACCTGCCGGTCGTGGTCTTCAAGATGGCGGAGTCGCTGGACACGGCGTACAGCGCGCCGGTGACGTTCACGATCATCTCCAAGGACGACACCAGCAAGGACAACAACACCAAGTCCGCCACGGTGGAGTTCACCAAGGAGAGCGGCGCGGACCTCGCCGTCCTGGCGGACGACGTGAAGAACGCCGTCACGATCAAGAACGGCAAGATCCAGCTCGCCGGCGACCTGCACGCGGGCGACACCGCGCAGCTCATCTACACCGCGTGGAACCAGGGTGACCTGGCCACCGCCGGTCTGAAGATCTCGGTCAAGCTGCCCAAGGGCGTGACCTTCACCGAGACCGAGGACGACTGCGAGTACGACGCGGACAAGACCTCGCTGGTCTGCGCCTACGCCGACGCCCCGTTCGTCCCGCAGGACCAGGACGAGAAGGACGGCGACGACATCGTCTCGGGCGGCCGCTTCTACCACCTGCTGACGGTGGGCAAGGACGTGAAGGCCGGCGCGCTGACCGGCGGCACCGTCTCCGTCGAGCCGATCATGCCGGCCAAGGGCGTCACCGCCCAGTCGACCGAGATCAAGAACCTGCCGGAGAACATGACCCCGGTCAACGCCGCCGACATCGACGCCAGCGACAACACCGACGGCTACGCTGTCGTCGTGGCCGCCGAGGGCGGCGCCGGCGGTGGCAACGGCGACGGTAACGACGACGGTGGCCTGCCGGTGACCGGCGCCAAGGCCGGTCTGATCGGCGGCGTCGGCGTGGCGGTGCTGGCCGCGGGTGGGGCGATGTTCCTGGTCGCCCGTCGGCGCCGGGTGGTCCTGGTGACCCCGGGCGACGAGAAGCCGACCGCCTGACGATCGTCCTCCATCGGCCCGCGAGGGCCGTTCACATAACGCACGGCAGCAGGGGCGGGATGGGTCACCATCCCGCCCCTGCTGTTCCTCGCGACGGCGAGGTCCGCCGCGGCCGGTGACCGGCACCCGTCGACCGTGGGCCGGGGACCGGCTGGCAGAGTGGAGGGGTGAGCCGTACCCCGCAGGGCCAGCGCGCCAGCCTGGACAAGCAGCCGCACGAGGTCGCCGCGATGTTCGACGGCGTGGCGGCCCGCTACGACCTGACCAACACCGTGCTCTCCTTCGGGCAGGACCGGTCCTGGCGGCGGGCCACCCGGGCCGCGCTCGGCCTACGTCCCGGCGAGCGGGTGCTGGACGTGGGCGCGGGCACCGGCGTCTCGACCGAGGAGCTGGCCCACTCCGGGGCGTACGCGGTGGGCGCGGACCTGTCGCTGGGCATGCTGCACGCCGGCAAGCGGACCCGTCCGCAGGTGCCGCTGCTGGCCGGGGACGCCCTCAAGCTGCCCTTCGCCGACGCCAGCTTCGACGCGGTGACCATCTCCTTCGCGCTGCGCAACGTCAACGACACCGACGCCGCGCTGCGCGAGCTGGCCCGGGTGACCAGGCCGGGCGGCCGGCTGGTGGTCTGCGAGTTCAGCACCCCGGTCAACCCGGCCTTCCGGACCGTCTACCTGTCGTACCTGATGCGGTCCCTGCCGGCGGTGGCGCGCGCGGTCTCCAGCAACCCCGACGCGTACGTCTATCTCGCCGAGTCGATCCGGGCCTGGCCCGACCAGGCGGCTCTCGCCGCGCGGATCGGCGCGGCCGGCTGGGGCCGGGTGGCCTGGCGGAACCTCACCGGCGGCGTGGTGGCACTGCACCGCGCGATCCGCGACTGACCCGACGCGGCGTCGCAGGCCGCGCGCCACCGCGCAAACTGGCTGTTTCGTGAATATCCGTTTTTAGTCTACTTTGCCCCGTAGGCTCGCCCCATGACGGGACCAGACCAGGCGGCCGCGCGGGCGGCCACCGACGACGACGCCGCGGAACTCATCGCGCAGCTCAAGGAGCTGGCCGGCGCCGACCCCGCCGACGTCCGTCAGGTGGTCGCCGAGGTGCTCGCCGCGCTCGACCGCGCCGCCGGGGGCGCGCTGCGGGACCACCTCCCCGAGACGATCCGGATGGATGCCGGTCTGGACGCCGCCGCCCGCACCCGCCTCTGAGTCGAAGTGGACCCCTACCGGCCTGTTTCCAGGAAGTTAGGTACCCCTCACCGGCCGGGGGTGTAACGCCGGTCATAGACTCCAACCCGATCGGCTTGTGAAGGATTTCACGAGCATGCGGGAGGAGGCGCGGATGACCGCGGTGGAGAACGACGCCGACGTGATCGTCGTGGGCGCCGGTCCCGGAGGATCGGCAACCGCGTACCACCTGGCTCGGCACGGCGTGCGCGTGCTGCTGCTCGAGAAGACCGAGTTCCCCCGGGAGAAGGTCTGCGGCGACGGGCTCACCCCGCGCGCCGTGCGGCAGCTCATCCGGATGGGCGTGGACACCTCGCCCGAGGCCGGCTGGCTGCACAACAAGGGCCTGCGGGTGATCGGCGGCGGGGTACGCCTCGAACTGGACTGGCCCGATCTGGCCAGCTTCCCCAACTACGGCCTGGTCCGCACCCGGCTCGACTTCGACGACCTGCTCGCCCAGCGTGCCGTCTCGGCCGGGGCGAAGCTGCGGACCAGCGTGAACGTCACCGGCCCGGTGCTCGACGCCGACGACCGGGTGATCGGCGTGCAGGCCGAGGTCGGCCCGGAGAAGGAGCCGGCAGCCTTCCACGCCCCGCTGGTGGTCGCCGCGGACGGCGTCTCCGGCCGCTTCCCGCTCGCCCTCGGGCTGGCCAAGCGGGAGGACCGGCCGATCGGGGTGGCCGTCCGCCGCTACTACCGCTCGCCCGCGAAGCACGACGACGACTACCTGGAGTCGTGGCTGGAGCTGCGCAGCAAGGACAGCGGCGACAACCTGCTCCCCGGGTACGGCTGGATCTTCGGCCTGGGCGACGGGCGGGTCAACGTCGGCCTCGGCGTGCTGAACTCCTCCTCCGCCTTCGGCAAGACCAACTACCGGCGGCTGCTCACCGACTGGCTGGCCAACACCCCCGAGGACTGGGGGATGACCGACGAGGCGAACGCGGAGGGGCCGATCCTCGGCGCCGCGCTGCCGATGGGCTTCAACCGGGTTCCGCACTACGCCCGCGGGGTCATGCTGGTCGGTGACTCCGGCGGCATGGTCAACCCGTTCAACGGCGAGGGCATCGCGTACGCGATGGAGTCCGGCGAGCTGGCCGCCGAGGTCGCGGTCCAGGCGCTCGCCCGGCCGGCCGGCGCGGAGCGGGAGCGGGCCCTGATGGCGTACCCGCTGGAGCTGAAGGCCCGCTTCGGCGGCTACTACCGGCTCGGCGGGATCTTCGTGAAGCTGATCGGCCGTCCGGAGATCATGCGGATGGCCACCAGGCACGGCATGCCGCACCCGACGCTGATGCGCTTCGTGCTCAAGCTGCTGGCGAACCTCACCGACCCGCGCGGCGGCGACTCGATGGACCGGGTCATCAACGCGATGACGAAGGTGGCACCAGCCGTCTAGACCGTCACGTCCGGGGTCGGCGACGGGCCCGGACGCGGACAAAGATCGACCCCCGCTGGCGGCCGTCAGAGGGGACGTGAATAGTGTGATTTTCGTCAAGCACCAGGGGCAGGGGAAGGACGAGCAGGAGAAAAGATGTCGCTCTCGCCTTACGCACCGATCATCGGGCTGTTCGCCCTCGCCGCGGGGTTCTCGCTGTTCTCCGTGGCCGCCGCCCGCTTCGCCGGTCCCCGGCGCTTCAACAAGGCCAAGCTCGAGGCGTACGAGTGCGGCATCGAGCCGAGCCCGCAGCCGGTCGGCGGCGGCCGGTTCCCGGTCAAGTTCTACCTGACGGCGATGCTCTTCATCGTCTTCGACATCGAGATCATCTTCCTCTACCCCTGGGCGGTCTCCTTCGACGCCCTGCCGATTTTCGGCTTCGTGGAGATGGTCATGTTCATCGTCGCGGTCTTCGTCGCCTACGCCTACGTCTGGCGGCGCGGCGGCCTGGACTGGGACTGAGGGAGGCACGGCAGATGGGTATCGAGGAGAAGCTTCCCGCCGGCGTACTGCTCACCTCCGTGGAGAAGCTGGTCAACTGGTCGCGGAAGTCGTCCGTCTGGGGCGCCACCTTCGGCCTGGCCTGCTGCGCCATCGAGATGATGGCGGCCGGTGGTCCGCACTACGACATGGGTCGCTGGGGCATGGAGGTCTTCCGTGCCTCGCCCCGGCAGGCGGACCTGATGATCGTCGCCGGCCGGGTGAGCCAGAAGATGGCCCCGGTGCTGCGGCAGATCTACGACCAGATGGCCGAGCCCCGCTGGGTGCTCTCCATGGGCGTCTGCGCGAGCAGCGGTGGCATGTTCAACAACTACGCCATCGTCCAGGGCGTCGACCACGTGGTGCCGGTCGACATGTACCTCCCGGGCTGCCCGCCCCGGCCGGAGATGCTCATCGACGCGATCCTCAAGCTCCGCGAGAAGATCATGTACGAGCCGCTGGGCGCGAACGGCCGCAAGATGCTGGAGGCCCGCAAGGAGCGCGGTGACGTGCCCGTCGTGCCGTACGGCTCGATGCCGTCGTCGTACCGCAACGACAAGGCCCGGCGTGCCGAATGGACGAAGGCGGTCCGCGAAGGGCGCGAGGAGCAGCTGCGGATCGAGAACTGGATGAACGCTCAGAACCACCTCCACCCGCACGAGGGCGTGAAGAAGTGACCGCACCAGACAACAAGGCGAACGGCGGCGTGCCGGTGCCGACCACGCCGGCCGGCGCCACCAGCGGTGCCCCGGCCGAGTTCCCGCCGGCCAGCCCGGCGGGGCGCGGCATGTTCGGCATGCACGGCACCGGCGACGTCTCCGGCTACGGCGGCCTGGTCCGCCAGCGCCAGCCGGTCGAGGAGACCCCCCGGCCGTACGGCGGCTACTTCGACGAGGTCCGCGACGCGCTGGAGGAGGCGTACCCCGCCTTCGGCGACGCGATCGAGAAGGTCGTCGTCGACCGCGGCGAGCTGACCCTGCACGTCCGGCCCGAGCGGATCGCCGAGGTCTGCCAGGTGATGCGGGACGACCTGGCGCTCCGCTTCGAGCTCTGCTCCTCGGTGTCCGGGGTGGACTACCTGGGCGCGGACGAGCGCCGGCTGCACGTCGTCTACCAGCTCACCTCGATGACCTACCGGCGCCGGGTCCGGCTGGAGGCCGCGGTCTCCGTCGAGGACCCGCACCTGCCGAGCGTCACCGCCGTCTACCCGACCGCCGACTGGCAGGAGCGGGAGGCGTACGACATGTTCGGCATCGTCTTCGACGGCCACCCCAACCTGACCCGGATCCTCATGCCGGACGACTGGGAGGGGCACCCGCAGCGCAAGGACTACCCGCTCGGCGGCATCCCCGTCGAGTACAAGGGCGCTGAGATTCCGCCGCCGGACCGGAGGAGGTCCTACCAGTGACGACGTCGAACTACGCGACCGAGCGCGAGACCACCGAGGGCAGGGTCTTCACCGTCACCGGTGGGGACTGGGACCAGGTCGTCTCCGGCACCGACCCGATCAACGACGAGCGGATCGTCGTCAACATGGGTCCGCAGCACCCGTCCACGCACGGTGTGCTCCGGCTGATCCTGGAGCTGGAGGGCGAGACGGTCCGCGAGGCCCGCTCGGTCGTCGGCTACCTGCACACCGGCATCGAGAAGAACCTCGAGTACCGCAACTGGGTACAGGGTTCGACCTTCGTGACCCGGATGGACTACCTCGCCCCGCTGTTCAACGAGACGGCGTACGCGCTGGCGGTGGAGAAGCTGCTCGGCATCACCGACGAGGTGACCGAGCGGGCGAACACCATCCGGGTGCTGATGATGGAGCTGAACCGGATCTCCTCGCACCTGGTTTGGCTGGCCACCACCGGCATGGAGCTGGGCGCGATCTCGATCATGCTGTACGGCTTCCGCGAGCGGGAGCACATCCTCGACATCTTCGAGACCATCACCGGCCTGCGGATGAACCACGCGTACGTCCGGCCGGGCGGCGTGGCGCAGGACGTGCCGGACGACGCGATCGTCAAGATCCGGAACTTCCTCAAGATGATGCCGAAGAAGCTCAAGGAGTACGAGGACCTCCTCTCCGGCCAGCCGATCTGGACCGAGCGGACCAAGGGCGTCGCGGTGCTGGACGTGACCGGCTGCCTGGCGCTCGGCGTCACCGGCCCGGTGCTCCGCTCCGCCGGTCTCGCCTGGGACCTGCGCAAGACCATGCCGTACTGCGGCTATGAGACGTACGAGTTCGACGTGCCGACCCACCCGGACGGCGACGTCTGGGGCCGCTACCTGGTCCGGCTCGCCGAGATCCGGGAGTCGCTGAAGCTGGTCGAGCAGGCCCTCGACCGGTTGAAGCCGGGCCCGGTGATGGTGGCCGACCGCAAGATCGCCTGGCCCGCGCAGCTCGCCATCGGCGTCGACGGCATGGGCAACTCGTTGGAGCACGTCGCCAAGATCATGGGTCAGTCGATGGAGTCGCTGATCCACCACTTCAAGCTCGTCACCGAGGGCTTCCGGGTCCCGCCGGGCCAGGTGTACGTCGGCATCGAGTCGCCCCGCGGCGAGCTGGGCGTGCACGCGGTCTCCGACGGCGGCACCCGGCCCTACCGGGTGCACTACCGGGAGCCGAGCTTCGTCAACCTCCAGGCCCTCCCGGCGATGGCCGAGGGCGGCCTGATCGCCGACGTGATCGCCGGTGGCGCCTCGCTGGACCCCGTGATGGGTGGTTGTGACCGATGACTGTGTTTACCGAAGAGACC from Micromonospora kangleipakensis includes these protein-coding regions:
- a CDS encoding demethylmenaquinone methyltransferase, translating into MSRTPQGQRASLDKQPHEVAAMFDGVAARYDLTNTVLSFGQDRSWRRATRAALGLRPGERVLDVGAGTGVSTEELAHSGAYAVGADLSLGMLHAGKRTRPQVPLLAGDALKLPFADASFDAVTISFALRNVNDTDAALRELARVTRPGGRLVVCEFSTPVNPAFRTVYLSYLMRSLPAVARAVSSNPDAYVYLAESIRAWPDQAALAARIGAAGWGRVAWRNLTGGVVALHRAIRD
- the paaE gene encoding 1,2-phenylacetyl-CoA epoxidase subunit PaaE, coding for MTVTITRPVRRRPAFHPLPVAAVDRLTDDAVAITFAVPEELREAFAFSAGQHLTVRRPGGAGLAGSAGADGEDVRRSYSICSTPDDLARHGRLRIGVREIPGGAFSAFACGALRGGDTVEVLPPLGHFTTAFAPDRVRHYGAVVAGSGVTPVLALVATALAVEPASTFTLVYGNRTANTVMFAEELADLKDRYPTRLHLVHVLSREQGESPLLSGRIDADRLGRLLDTIVPGDVIEEWFLCGPYQMVVDAKAVLTGRGLPESAVHTELFHVDAPPEPVRRPADEPGAGAEVTIMLDGRSSSFTMGRDERVLDAALKVRGELPYACKGGVCSTCKAKVVEGEVTMARNYALEPDEVAAGYVLTCQSSPVTDKLTVDYDA
- a CDS encoding geranylgeranyl reductase family protein; translated protein: MTAVENDADVIVVGAGPGGSATAYHLARHGVRVLLLEKTEFPREKVCGDGLTPRAVRQLIRMGVDTSPEAGWLHNKGLRVIGGGVRLELDWPDLASFPNYGLVRTRLDFDDLLAQRAVSAGAKLRTSVNVTGPVLDADDRVIGVQAEVGPEKEPAAFHAPLVVAADGVSGRFPLALGLAKREDRPIGVAVRRYYRSPAKHDDDYLESWLELRSKDSGDNLLPGYGWIFGLGDGRVNVGLGVLNSSSAFGKTNYRRLLTDWLANTPEDWGMTDEANAEGPILGAALPMGFNRVPHYARGVMLVGDSGGMVNPFNGEGIAYAMESGELAAEVAVQALARPAGAERERALMAYPLELKARFGGYYRLGGIFVKLIGRPEIMRMATRHGMPHPTLMRFVLKLLANLTDPRGGDSMDRVINAMTKVAPAV
- a CDS encoding NuoB/complex I 20 kDa subunit family protein, which codes for MGIEEKLPAGVLLTSVEKLVNWSRKSSVWGATFGLACCAIEMMAAGGPHYDMGRWGMEVFRASPRQADLMIVAGRVSQKMAPVLRQIYDQMAEPRWVLSMGVCASSGGMFNNYAIVQGVDHVVPVDMYLPGCPPRPEMLIDAILKLREKIMYEPLGANGRKMLEARKERGDVPVVPYGSMPSSYRNDKARRAEWTKAVREGREEQLRIENWMNAQNHLHPHEGVKK
- a CDS encoding NADH-quinone oxidoreductase subunit A encodes the protein MSLSPYAPIIGLFALAAGFSLFSVAAARFAGPRRFNKAKLEAYECGIEPSPQPVGGGRFPVKFYLTAMLFIVFDIEIIFLYPWAVSFDALPIFGFVEMVMFIVAVFVAYAYVWRRGGLDWD
- a CDS encoding NADH-quinone oxidoreductase subunit D; translation: MTTSNYATERETTEGRVFTVTGGDWDQVVSGTDPINDERIVVNMGPQHPSTHGVLRLILELEGETVREARSVVGYLHTGIEKNLEYRNWVQGSTFVTRMDYLAPLFNETAYALAVEKLLGITDEVTERANTIRVLMMELNRISSHLVWLATTGMELGAISIMLYGFREREHILDIFETITGLRMNHAYVRPGGVAQDVPDDAIVKIRNFLKMMPKKLKEYEDLLSGQPIWTERTKGVAVLDVTGCLALGVTGPVLRSAGLAWDLRKTMPYCGYETYEFDVPTHPDGDVWGRYLVRLAEIRESLKLVEQALDRLKPGPVMVADRKIAWPAQLAIGVDGMGNSLEHVAKIMGQSMESLIHHFKLVTEGFRVPPGQVYVGIESPRGELGVHAVSDGGTRPYRVHYREPSFVNLQALPAMAEGGLIADVIAGGASLDPVMGGCDR
- a CDS encoding cell wall anchor protein translates to MNFRNRPLVRLGAAALLASGAFTALGAPAQAAGTETDLSLDVVGTRVADGAVGKLAFAKVTNKGENTPSELAVRIDVSKVDFSKVVVFPDPDCKPDSEGENPGAFTCYANEAGLPGPGETIDLPVVVFKMAESLDTAYSAPVTFTIISKDDTSKDNNTKSATVEFTKESGADLAVLADDVKNAVTIKNGKIQLAGDLHAGDTAQLIYTAWNQGDLATAGLKISVKLPKGVTFTETEDDCEYDADKTSLVCAYADAPFVPQDQDEKDGDDIVSGGRFYHLLTVGKDVKAGALTGGTVSVEPIMPAKGVTAQSTEIKNLPENMTPVNAADIDASDNTDGYAVVVAAEGGAGGGNGDGNDDGGLPVTGAKAGLIGGVGVAVLAAGGAMFLVARRRRVVLVTPGDEKPTA
- a CDS encoding NADH-quinone oxidoreductase subunit C, translated to MTAPDNKANGGVPVPTTPAGATSGAPAEFPPASPAGRGMFGMHGTGDVSGYGGLVRQRQPVEETPRPYGGYFDEVRDALEEAYPAFGDAIEKVVVDRGELTLHVRPERIAEVCQVMRDDLALRFELCSSVSGVDYLGADERRLHVVYQLTSMTYRRRVRLEAAVSVEDPHLPSVTAVYPTADWQEREAYDMFGIVFDGHPNLTRILMPDDWEGHPQRKDYPLGGIPVEYKGAEIPPPDRRRSYQ
- the paaD gene encoding 1,2-phenylacetyl-CoA epoxidase subunit PaaD is translated as MVNPREAAAAVVDPEIRVITIDELGILRAVEEDPATGRVVVTITPTYTGCPAMDVIRADIRRALAAAGHPDAEVRTVYSPAWSTDWISDSGRAKLAAAGIAPPAPVRAGTVVPLTLAVRCPRCGSPETEQVSRFGSTACKALWRCRSCSEPFDHLKAL
- the mqnC gene encoding cyclic dehypoxanthinyl futalosine synthase — encoded protein: MTVSREIDDILQRGADGGRITPEEALLLYTEAPFHALGEAADAVRRRRYPDNIVTYLIDRNINYTNVCVTACKFCAFYRAPKHKEGWTHPTEEILRRCGEAVELGATQVMLQGGHHPDYGVEYYEELFSSVKKAYPQLAIHSIGPSEILHMAKVSRVSLDEAIARIKAAGLDSIAGAGAEMLPDRPRKAIAPLKESGARWLEVMELAHRQGVESTATMMMGTGETNAERIEHLRMIRDVQDRTQGFRAFIPWTYQPENNHLKGRTQATTLEYLRLVAVARLFFETVPHLQASWLTTGKDVGQLALHMGVDDLGSIMLEENVISSAGARHRSNLHELIGMIRSADRIPAQRDTLYNRLAVHRTPADDPSDDRVVSHFSSIALPGGGAGKSLPLVEVN